ACTGCCAGAAAAATATAAGGTATGAGCAGGTCTATATTCAGGGAGGGGAGTTTATTCCAAATGATTGCTCTTTAATACTTAAAAGAAAGTTCGGCGACTGTAAGGATTATTCTGCAATCATTTACACTCTTGCCAAATGCGCCGGCGTCAATGCCAGCCTTGCCCTGTGCTTCAGGGGAAGGGGAGTCGAATTCTACGATATCCCCGCCAGCCAGTTTAATCACGCTATCGTCCATTATTTTTATAAAGGAAAAGATTACTGGTACGACGGCACCAACAGGATAAGCGAAGCAGGACTTACAACTTTCGACCTGGCCAACCAGACGGCACTAGTAATTGAAAAGGATAATTCCAGGCCCGTAAAAATCGCTGAGAATGAAATGAACCTTTTCAGCATAACGGGCGAACTAAAGGAAGACGGCAACGGCTTTCTGGCTGAACTGAAACTCTCATTCGCCAAACAGTATGCAATTGATTTCCTCTTTCCCGATATCTTCCTAAACAGAACGGATATGAAAGATTATATTACGCACTGGATCAAAGAAAACCTCTCGCGCAATATATCGGTTTCGGAAATGAAGTGGAATAAAGGTAACGATGGCACTTTTGAAGTTTTCCTTAATGGTAAACTTCCTAATTCATTTACCAGAATTGCTCCTGCCTGCTATACCAGTTTCTGTAAAATATTCCCTGATCTCTTCTACGATGGAACATTAGACAAAGATGATGAGCTCTTTTATTTCCCAAAGTTTAACCGTATCAGCCTTGCGCTTCAGATTCCCGGTATGCAGAACACAGAAGCAGCTTCGGGCAATGCTGCGGCTGTACTAAACTATTCATACCAGATCCCAATAGGCCCTTTCGTTACTGAGCCCGCCAGAAAGGACTTCATTGAAAAATACAACGGCATATATTCAGACTTACATAAAAAATTCAAACTAACAAACCGGAATGCAAAATGAATTTATTGAAATCCCTTACCGTTCTATCGTTGTTTATTCCATGCATCCTCTTCGCGCAGGAGGATTTTACAAGGGCGCTTCCCGATAAGGCTCTTTTAGAAAAGCTTTCTAAGGAAAAATTTCCAAACTCCGATGCCATTATTATACTCAAAGAGCAGAGCTTCCAGGAAACAGGCGGCGAGTTCTTTTATTACGGCGTGGATATCCCTACCAGAAATACCATTTTTACCAAGGTCCTCATGGTAAAGCTCCTTAATGAGTCCGCGGTTAAAAGATACGGCAGCTTCGAATATGAATACCTGGAACCCTTCGGAGATGAAATTAAAAACGGCTTTGCCGCTAAGGTGAGAGTTATGAAACCCGACGGCCGGGTTTCCGTAATGCCCGATGACGAAGTTAAGATCATTGTTACCTCCCGCGATAAAAACGGCGAACCCCTGATGAGAAAAGCAATGTTCAACGTTCCCGACCTTGCTGCGGGCGACTTTCTGCAGATTGAATACCAGGCGATGGATGTGTTCTCATCCTCCAGCGCAGGGCTTTTCTTCTATAACGATGAGGATATAACACTAATCTCAAATGTTTATATAACCCTCCCGGCCAAAGAGGAATATGAATTTAAGAACTATCCTGCCGAAAGAATAGGCCAGCCGAAAATCCAGCAGATCGGCCAGAACTACGGCGACGGCGAAACTTACTTCTGGAGCCTCAGAAGCCTGAACGCCATGCCCTCAGAAGTGTTTTCACTCCCTTTCTCCGACCGCTCAATGATGACATGCTTCTATATGAATAATAAATATATCGGCGACCACAACGACTGGAACAGTATTACCGAAAGATATTTCGATAAGATTCTCGATAAGGGATCTGTCGGCTCCGGCGAAATTGAACTGCTTGGATTTAAGAAAAATGAGGAAAATATCGATATCAACAGAATCGACAGCCTCTATAAAGCAATGAGAAAATATTTCGCGCTGAATAAGAAAAATTATGTTTATCCCAGAATGGACGACCTTGATAAGGTATTTGAAGAGAAAAAAGGCGATGCTACCGATATCGCTTACATCATGTATAAAATACTTGAAAAGTGGGACCTTAAACCAAAAGCCGTGCTTATACGCGACCGCAGGGACGGCAAATATGAAAACGACGCTCCTAGCATGATATGGTTCGATAGAATTGCAGTACTCGTTGAAATAAATGGAAAGGAAAAGCTATACGACTTCGACCGCTCGCTCCCTTCGGTGCCGGAGAACCCATGGTATCTGAATAACCTCAGCATGCCCGTTGTTTCTGATCTGCCGTGCGTTCATAAATTGTATTCATTTACAGATAAGCCCGAAAATAATGCGGCATCTGAAATTCACAGGCTCAAACTGTCAGGCGATGCCGTTTTGACGGATTCACTCGAGCTTTCATATACCGGCTCACTTGCCCAGCGCATGAGGTATAAACTTTACGACTACAACAAAGGCAGGGCTGAAGAATTTTTCAAAGAAAAAATTGCAGCCTCTGTTCCTAAGCCCGAAATACTTCTTCTTAACAACTATTCAGATGAGAGCAGAATTCTGGCAAAGGCTTCAGGCAAGTCACAGTTCAAAAGCGAAGTTATAGATTCATTCCTTACAGTCAACACAGGAAATATAGTTCTCTCGGAATTCAGGGATAAACTGTTTACCTCGCAGAGGTTTAACGACATCTATTTCGATTCCCCGTACAGCTTTAATGTGCAGTATGAAATACAGGTCCCTGAAGGCTACAGGCTTTATTCAAAGCTTTCAGATTTTAACAGCACTTCACCCCTGGGTCTTAACTTCAGCATAAAGTATAATACTGATGGCGGCAAAATTGTAATAAATGCGCGTGAGGTTATTTCAACTGTGGTTCATCCGGCCAAAAATTATAATGGCATAATGGCTCACCTGGATAACTCACTTAAAGAGCTTGGTAAAGACATAATATTCGTTAAGAACAATACTTCTGTCGCTTCCAAAAAATAAATACCTTTATGTTTAATATAAGAGGCAGATCAGCTATGCCTCTTTCTTAATAAGGAGGCTTCTTTATGCATAACTTTTTACCCTCTCAGTTTGACTTCAACAACCCCGATTCAGTATCAATTATTGATGAACTCCCTTTGTGGTCGGCTCCATTTGGACTAAAGCTTCTGGACGCAATTAAAATTAAACCCGGTATGACCGTCCTCGATATCGGTTTCGGACTGGGCTTCCCCCTAATAGAAATTGCCCAGAGGTTAGGCAGAACCGCAAAACTGTACGGAATTGATCCCTGGGAAGCTGCCGTGCAGAGGGCCCGAAAGAAAATCAGCATTCTTGGAATAGAAAACATTGAACTCATTACGGGCGCCGCTGAAAATATTCCTCTTCCCAATTCCTCGGTTGATTTAATAGTATCCAACAATGGAATTAACAACGTTCAGGATATAAGTAAAGTCTTCAGCGAATGCTCAAGAATTGCAAAACCGGGCGCGCAGTTTGTGGCAGCGGTAAACCTGCCCGAAACAATGATTGAATTCTACAGCATCTTTATGGAGGTGTTAGGGGACTTCAATATGACCGAAAAAATACCTGATATAAAAGAACACATACACAAAAAACGCCTGCCTCTTCAGGAATTAAAAGACCTTTTTGCAGCTAACAATTTCGAAGTAGCCGGATCAGAGGTCGATTCCTTCAGGTACAGGTTCGTCAACGGTACAGCCATGTTCGATTATCCATTCATACGCAATAACTTTATGGACAGCTGGCTTGCAATTGTACCCCCGGAAAGGGTAAACAAAGTCTTCAATGAAATAGAATCCAGAATGAACCTCATCAGTCAAAAAAAAGGTGAGTGGGTTCTCACAATTCCCCTTGTAACCATCAGCGCAATTAAAAAATAAATATCATGCTGATTGTGAAATACGGATTTTAAAACAAAAAACCTGAGAAACGTTATTTCACGCTTCTCAGGTTTTTGTTATTTACTGCTTATTTAGTCGTGTCATTCTGATGCTGCATGTCATCCTGATGCTGCATGTCATCCTGATGCTGCATGTCATTCAGCTTCTGTGGGCTCTTCTTCAGTGACGCAAAAACCTGTTTCTTAACATCACCCCACCACTGCTGCTTGTTCTGCTCATACCTTGATGTCTGCACATCGTTGTCAAACACCTTCTTTATCTTCTTGTCGGCACTCTTATCGGCATCCTTATAATCCGACATCAGATCAGAGTTCGCACCCACATAATACTTATCGACGTTGGTCCCCAGTATTCCACTCATATTAACGTTAGCCGAGCTGCTTCCCGTAGCTTCCTGGTTCTCGGCTGTCTCGTTCGGATGCTTCTCAAAATACTTTGACCTTGCATCAGCCAGTTCATTCCTGTAGTCTTTCAGTATTTCAACTAGGTCCGGAGCCTTGTCAGTTGACAGCCCGGTCTGGTTTATCAGATCATTTGCAAGCTTTGCGGCCTGAGAGTTAAAGGACAGGTCCTGTGCACTTGGCGATGGCGACTGCGTTTGCGGGGACGCAGAGGGTTCTTTCGGCGATGGTATTGTAGTCGGTGTAGGTATCGAAGGCGACTGCATCCTGGTGCTATCCTGTGCATAAACAGCAACGCTAATAAACAAGACTACAACAACAGACCACAGAACTTCTGGAACACGATTTATTCTTTTCATCTTAATTCTCCTTTGTTTTTTTAGGATCACTTATTTTTATAAAGCTTCTCCTTTCCGGTATCTATTTCTACGTTAGGCATTTTAATGATGATCTGCAAGTCAATTAGTCCTGCGTAGGCAGACTGGCGGGATTAAAATAAAAAAACCTCAATTTCCGCGAGGAAATGAGGCCTTATTCAATTTAATCCGTATATGTCTTATTCAGCTACTGAGTCGGTGTTTCCTTTTTTGCTATCTGCGGCTTGCTGAAAATTATGCTCTGCAGGGCAGCTGTAATTCCGTAAACGTCCGACTTATCCGAATTGCAGAGTAGTATTATCACAGTGTGCTTGTCCAGGTAACGCGTTATAATGGAAAGAAATCCGAATATGTTCCCCATATGGGATACAACGCGCGAAGCAGTCCCGTCAGACAGCTGAAGTTTTTTGCTCTCCCACCCGTAACCGTAACCGCCCAGGTTCGGCGTAAACATCTGATCCCGCATCCTGTACGAAAGAAGCTTGTCGGTATATAAAGCCCTGTCATAGAGATAAAGATCCTTCACCGTTGAAATAATGTCTCCTGTGGCAAGTGCGGTGGACATGTTGCGGTATGTGGCGTTCTGGTATCCTGCGTCGGGTTTCTCGTATCCGCTTGCCCTGTTCTTTTCAAGTTTTCTCTGGTTATCCACGGCAGTATTCTTCATGCCGATTCGGTCAAAGATTCTTTTCTTTACCAGTTCCGCGTAGCTTTCCCCGGTCACTTTCTCCAGCATCACGCCAAGCACATAATAGTTGAAACTTGAGTAAAGATATTTTGTACCGGGCTCTGAAAGCAGAGGCCGGTCCCAGAAAAGCTTAATAAAATCTGTATGCTTATAAGGCATAAGGCTGTAATACTGGAAAAAGTGCGGCACATAATCGTAATGCCCGATGCCAGAAGTATGTGAAAGCAGGTTGTGAATTGTTATTCTGCTCCCGTTTTTTGAAGGGTAGTCCGGTATATAGCTCGTAATCTTTGAATTCAGCTTAACCCTTCCTTCCTCAACCTGCTGCATTACAAGAAGGGAAGTGAAGGTTTTTGTAATGGATGCTATTCTGAACTTTGTGTCCGGTGTGTTCGGAACACCAAGCTCAAGATTGGCATAACCGAAGCCTTTTTCATAGATAATACCCGAGTCATCCCCTATAAGCACTGAGCCCTGGAGTTTCCCGGAATTGTAGTATTCCGTCAGTAATTTGTCAATTTCCTGAGTCTTGCTGTTTTGAGCAGATATAGGGCCTGAAAACGCCGGCAGAAATAAAAGCGTAAAAAAAGATACCAGGAGCTGTAAGCGTGGATTTTTCAAAAGAACCATTCCCGTATTGTATTTTAGATCAGTATTAGAATCAATTTATGCTGCCGAAATTATAAAAATATTTGCACTTATTCCACGCAATTCAGAATGTTCTTCCGTCCAACGTTCTTCCGTCCAACGTTCTTCCGTCGAACCTTGCACTTTCCTCCTTGACCTCAAAAATTAAAAATGGTATGTTTACTCCCAACGTTAACTTATTAATTTATAATGTTCTAAGGGAGTAATTTGAAAAAAACTTTTACCACCAGACTTTTATTGTTTTTTGTACTGCTTTCTTCATCTTTATTCGCCCAGGCAGGCACTTACTACGATAAGATATCAACATCAAGCTCTACTTTTATACAGGACCTTCAGAATTGCATAAGAAACCCGTATCAGAAGTGGACTTATGATGATTATAAAACGACCATGATACCTTATGTCTCCAGAGATACCTCGAACGGCAGGAAAGTTATAACCTGCGTCTACAGCGGCGAAAATTATGTATATACACCTCCTTTTGCCTGGATTCCCTACAGCCGCGAACACACTTGGTGCCACAGCTGGATGCCCGCTTACCTGAATAATAAGGATGATTCGGGTCCCGAGTATTCCGATCAGCACCACCTCTTTCCGGCTAACCAGGATAAAGCTAATGGAATAAGAAGCAATCACCCCCTTGGAAATGTTACAAATGCAACCTACCAGTACCTCGAAGGAAAACTGGGTACAAACGCAAATTCACAGGGCAAGGAGATCTGGGAACCCAGAGCCTCACATAAGGGTGATGCC
The Ignavibacteria bacterium DNA segment above includes these coding regions:
- a CDS encoding DUF3857 domain-containing protein; amino-acid sequence: MNLLKSLTVLSLFIPCILFAQEDFTRALPDKALLEKLSKEKFPNSDAIIILKEQSFQETGGEFFYYGVDIPTRNTIFTKVLMVKLLNESAVKRYGSFEYEYLEPFGDEIKNGFAAKVRVMKPDGRVSVMPDDEVKIIVTSRDKNGEPLMRKAMFNVPDLAAGDFLQIEYQAMDVFSSSSAGLFFYNDEDITLISNVYITLPAKEEYEFKNYPAERIGQPKIQQIGQNYGDGETYFWSLRSLNAMPSEVFSLPFSDRSMMTCFYMNNKYIGDHNDWNSITERYFDKILDKGSVGSGEIELLGFKKNEENIDINRIDSLYKAMRKYFALNKKNYVYPRMDDLDKVFEEKKGDATDIAYIMYKILEKWDLKPKAVLIRDRRDGKYENDAPSMIWFDRIAVLVEINGKEKLYDFDRSLPSVPENPWYLNNLSMPVVSDLPCVHKLYSFTDKPENNAASEIHRLKLSGDAVLTDSLELSYTGSLAQRMRYKLYDYNKGRAEEFFKEKIAASVPKPEILLLNNYSDESRILAKASGKSQFKSEVIDSFLTVNTGNIVLSEFRDKLFTSQRFNDIYFDSPYSFNVQYEIQVPEGYRLYSKLSDFNSTSPLGLNFSIKYNTDGGKIVINAREVISTVVHPAKNYNGIMAHLDNSLKELGKDIIFVKNNTSVASKK
- a CDS encoding beta-lactamase family protein; translated protein: MKNPRLQLLVSFFTLLFLPAFSGPISAQNSKTQEIDKLLTEYYNSGKLQGSVLIGDDSGIIYEKGFGYANLELGVPNTPDTKFRIASITKTFTSLLVMQQVEEGRVKLNSKITSYIPDYPSKNGSRITIHNLLSHTSGIGHYDYVPHFFQYYSLMPYKHTDFIKLFWDRPLLSEPGTKYLYSSFNYYVLGVMLEKVTGESYAELVKKRIFDRIGMKNTAVDNQRKLEKNRASGYEKPDAGYQNATYRNMSTALATGDIISTVKDLYLYDRALYTDKLLSYRMRDQMFTPNLGGYGYGWESKKLQLSDGTASRVVSHMGNIFGFLSIITRYLDKHTVIILLCNSDKSDVYGITAALQSIIFSKPQIAKKETPTQ
- a CDS encoding transglutaminase domain-containing protein, translating into MKKYYLACLALFLICGCSSNFLQYETIKSFKVPSYGENHTVYLKRTYTLGQKGRISESTHKLVKLSDDIKNRTQSLNVTLGSMDELESFHARLIDKDGSAIESYGKGDLLTGNSSSNGVIHERTAYSLPLGEKNQEGDFVEFIYSVKEGFPSLGLSFSPAEAGMKADEVVLEIIVPDSYKLQYKSVNGSTTPAVSQKENNTAYTFRWTNYKNKPYSSPFEKLNNEPEIIASFSRLGENAAGSWVEFGNWYLDLISDKIKPNDEIKALAEDLTRGLTDPKEKMDAIFNYCQKNIRYEQVYIQGGEFIPNDCSLILKRKFGDCKDYSAIIYTLAKCAGVNASLALCFRGRGVEFYDIPASQFNHAIVHYFYKGKDYWYDGTNRISEAGLTTFDLANQTALVIEKDNSRPVKIAENEMNLFSITGELKEDGNGFLAELKLSFAKQYAIDFLFPDIFLNRTDMKDYITHWIKENLSRNISVSEMKWNKGNDGTFEVFLNGKLPNSFTRIAPACYTSFCKIFPDLFYDGTLDKDDELFYFPKFNRISLALQIPGMQNTEAASGNAAAVLNYSYQIPIGPFVTEPARKDFIEKYNGIYSDLHKKFKLTNRNAK
- a CDS encoding methyltransferase domain-containing protein codes for the protein MHNFLPSQFDFNNPDSVSIIDELPLWSAPFGLKLLDAIKIKPGMTVLDIGFGLGFPLIEIAQRLGRTAKLYGIDPWEAAVQRARKKISILGIENIELITGAAENIPLPNSSVDLIVSNNGINNVQDISKVFSECSRIAKPGAQFVAAVNLPETMIEFYSIFMEVLGDFNMTEKIPDIKEHIHKKRLPLQELKDLFAANNFEVAGSEVDSFRYRFVNGTAMFDYPFIRNNFMDSWLAIVPPERVNKVFNEIESRMNLISQKKGEWVLTIPLVTISAIKK